From a region of the Anomalospiza imberbis isolate Cuckoo-Finch-1a 21T00152 chromosome 3, ASM3175350v1, whole genome shotgun sequence genome:
- the AARS2 gene encoding alanine--tRNA ligase, mitochondrial isoform X1, whose translation MAAAARLRRRLLLEVPWCWRCSPRRGGAACPSAGQIRAAFLRFFEERHGHRRLPSAPVRPRGDPRLLFVNAGMNQFKPIFLGTVHPRSELAQHRRVVNSQKCVRAGGKHNDLEDVGRDTYHHTFFEMLGNWSFGDYFKEEACSMAWELLTEVYEIPRDRLYITYFGGDPSLGLSADEECRDVWLRLGVPASHVLPFPLKDNFWEMGDTGPCGPCTEIHYDHVGGGRNAAALVNQGSPDVVEIWNLVFMQYSREVEGNLLPLPQHHVDTGMGLERLVTVLQNKRSNYDTDLFTPILDAIQKGCRAPRYQGLVGNADVGRVNMAYRVVADHMRTLCVCITDGIYPGFSGAELVLRRILRRAVRFCSEVLQAPPGLLASLVPTVVEVLGDAYPELTRNANQIKDIINENEAAFLSSLERGRRIIERTVQQMEPSTNFPAEVAWSLYGNLGFPLDLIDLMLEEKGISLDSAAFNELALEDAKRKAGGPQAGQPGNANTHLDVHSLAWLQGSNVPATDDSPKYAYTLGQHGQYEFSPCQATVLMLYRDQSLHKEVGAGQRCGVILDRTNFYAEQGGQDSDQGYMIRLGQQDVLFPVESVHLCGGYVIHEVTALETLRAGDQVQLFVDKAQRLACMTNHTATHLLNFALRRVLGDNTEQRGSHVTAERLRFDFDTKGHVTVEQLQQVEQVVQDLIRKNEVVHMAEVPLTLARRVQGLRAVDEGYPDPVRIVSLGVPVENVLTCDSKAAMQTSVELCCGTHLLQTGSVEDLAIISERQLVKGISRVIAVTGGRAKEAREAGQCLAMEVDSVSLRMKQRITSIPEMQNLSKEVGQLTKVVASTAMPQWQRKELQTILKALQRTANTAVKKLELQQAEKVAQILLAKYCNQPVIIDTIPADSLSILMKVVNQLCDKSPGTSVLLLSPQASGEVLCACQVSKSCLPRFSAADWAVAVCTQMEGKAGGSPIVAKGSGNAKGMHGALTTALEFAQSKL comes from the exons ATGGCTGCGGCCGCCCggctgcggcggcggctgctgctggaggtgccGTGGTGCTGGCGCTGCAGCCCCCGCCGCGGCGGTGCCGCCTGCCCATCGGCGGGGCAAATCCGCGCCGCCTTCTTGCGCTTCTTCGAGGAGCGCCACGGCCACCGCCGCCTGCCTTCGGCCCCCGTGCGGCCCCGCGGCGACCCGCGCCTCCTCTTCGTCAACGCGGGCATGAACCAG TTCAAGCCCATTTTCCTGGGCACAGTGCACCCCCGGAGCGAGCTGGCCCAGCACCGGCGGGTGGTGAACAGCCAGAAGTGTGTGCGTGCAGGAGGGAAGCACAACGATCTGGAGGATGTGGGCCGAGATACTTACCATCACACGTTCTTCGAGATGCTGGGGAACTGGTCGTTTGGGGATTACTTTAAG GAGGAGGCGTGTAGCATGGCCTGGGAGCTCTTGACAGAGGTCTATGAGATCCCCAGAGATCGTCTCTACATCACCTACTTTGGTGGAGACCCCTCTCTGGGTCTGAGTGCAGATGAGGAATGCAGGGACGTGTGGCTCCGCCTGGG GGTTCCTGCCAGTCACGTGCTTCCTTTCCCATTGAAGGATAACTTCTGGGAGATGGGGGACACAGGTCCCTGCGGTCCCTGCACAGAGATCCACTATGACCACGTGGGtggtggcagaaatgctgcagcaCTGGTGAACCAGGGCAGCCCCGATGTAGTGGAGATCTGGAACTTGGTTTTCATGCAGTACAGCAG AGAGGTGGAGGGGAATCTCCTTCCCTTGCCGCAGCACCATGTGGATACAGGAATGGGTCTGGAAAGGCTAGTGACAGTTCTGCAGAACAAACGTTCCAACTATGACACAGATCTCTTCACTCCCATCTTGGATGCCATTCAAAAG GGCTGCAGGGCACCCAGATACCAAGGTTTGGTCGGGAATGCTGATGTTGGGCGTGTGAACATGGCCTACCGTGTGGTGGCAGATCACATGCGCACCCTGTGCGTGTGCATCACTGATGGCATCTACCCAGGCTTCTCTGGAGCAGA ACTGGTGCTGCGTCGGATCCTGCGGAGGGCTGTACGCTTTTGCTCTGAAGTTCTACAGGCTCCACCTGGGCTCCTGGCCTCCCTGGTGCCTACTGTCGTGGAAGTGCTG GGAGATGCTTATCCAGAGCTGACAAGGAATGCCAACCAG ATCAAGGATATCATTAATGAGAACGAGGCCGCATTTCTGTCCTCCCTGGAGCGTGGGAGGCGCATCATCGAGCGGACAGTGCAGCAGATGGAGCCCTCCACAAATTTCCCGG CTGAGGTAGCCTGGTCTCTctatgggaatttgggattccCTCTGGATCTGATTGACTTGATGCTTGAAGAGAAGGGAATCAGTTTGGATTCAGCTGCTTTTAATGAACTTGCTCTGGAAGATGCGAAG CGGAAGGCTGGTGGCCCACAGGCAGGACAGCCAGGGAACGCAAACACCCACCTGGATGTGCACTCACTGGcttggctgcagggcagcaacGTGCCTGCTACGGATGACTCTCCGAAGTACGCCTACACGCTGGGACAGCACGGGCAGTACG AGTTCAGTCCATGCCAGGCCACTGTCCTGATGCTGTACAGAGATCAGTCTCTCCATAAGGAGGTTGGGGCAGGGCAACGCTGTGGTGTCATCTTGGACAGGACTAACTTCTatgcagagcagggagggcaAGACTCTGACCAAGGCTACATGATACGTTTAGGACAGCAG GATGTACTCTTCCCTGTAGAGTCAGTTCATCTCTGTGGTGGCTACGTGATCCATGAGGTAACTGCTCTGGAAACCCTGCGTGCTGGCGACCAAGTGCAGCTCTTTGTGGATAAG GCGCAGCGCCTGGCCTGCATGACAAACCACACTGCCACCCACCTGCTGAACTTCGCGCTCCGGCGTGTCCTGGGTGACAACACTGAGCAGCGGGGGTCCCATGTGACAGCAGAGCGGCTGCGCTTCGACTTTGATACCAAG GGCCATGTGActgtggagcagctgcagcaagtGGAGCAAGTGGTCCAGGACCTGATCCGAAAAAATGAGGTGGTGCATATGGCTGAAGTCCCCCTCACACTGGCAAGAAGAGTTCAGGGACTCCGTGCGGTGGATGAG GGGTATCCAGATCCAGTGAGGATAGtatccctgggggtccctgtggaGAATGTGCTGACCTGTGACTCCAAGGCTGCAATGCAGACCTCTGTGGAGCTCTGCTGTGGGAC GCACCTCCTCCAAACAGGATCTGTGGAAGATCTGGCCATCATCAGCGAGCGTCAGCTTGTCAAAGGGATTAGCCGTGTCATTGCAGTGACAGGGGGACGAGCCAAAGAG GCCCGGGAAGCAGGCCAGTGCTTGGCTATGGAAGTGGACTCTGTCTCCCTACGAATGAAGCAGAGGATCACCTCTATTCCTGAGATGCAGAACCTCTCCAAAGAAGTGGGCCAGTTGACCAAA gtggtggccagcactgcaatGCCCCAGTGGCAAAGAAAAGAACTACAGACCATCCTGAAAGCACTACAGCGAACAGCCAACACAGCTGTCAAGaaactggagctgcagcag gCTGAGAAGGTGGCACAAATCTTGCTAGCAAAATACTGCAACCAGCCTGTCATCATTGATACTATCCCAGCTGATTCCCTTTCT ATCCTAATGAAAGTAGTGAACCAGCTGTGTGACAAGTCTCCTGGCACATCAGTCTTGCTGCTCAGCCCTCAGGCTTCGGGTGAGGTGCTCTGTGCCTGTCAGGTATCCAAG agctgcctcccCAGGTTCTCTGCTGCTGACTGGGCTGTGGCCGTCTGTACGCAGAtggaagggaaggcaggaggcTCTCCCATCGTAGCTAAGGGCAGTGGAAATGCCAAAGGCATGCATGGAGCCCTGACTACTGCGCTGGAGTTCGCTCAGAGCAAGCTGTGA
- the AARS2 gene encoding alanine--tRNA ligase, mitochondrial isoform X2, producing MAAAARLRRRLLLEVPWCWRCSPRRGGAACPSAGQIRAAFLRFFEERHGHRRLPSAPVRPRGDPRLLFVNAGMNQFKPIFLGTVHPRSELAQHRRVVNSQKCVRAGGKHNDLEDVGRDTYHHTFFEMLGNWSFGDYFKEEACSMAWELLTEVYEIPRDRLYITYFGGDPSLGLSADEECRDVWLRLGVPASHVLPFPLKDNFWEMGDTGPCGPCTEIHYDHVGGGRNAAALVNQGSPDVVEIWNLVFMQYSREVEGNLLPLPQHHVDTGMGLERLVTVLQNKRSNYDTDLFTPILDAIQKGCRAPRYQGLVGNADVGRVNMAYRVVADHMRTLCVCITDGIYPGFSGAELVLRRILRRAVRFCSEVLQAPPGLLASLVPTVVEVLGDAYPELTRNANQIKDIINENEAAFLSSLERGRRIIERTVQQMEPSTNFPAEVAWSLYGNLGFPLDLIDLMLEEKGISLDSAAFNELALEDAKRKAGGPQAGQPGNANTHLDVHSLAWLQGSNVPATDDSPKYAYTLGQHGQYEFSPCQATVLMLYRDQSLHKEVGAGQRCGVILDRTNFYAEQGGQDSDQGYMIRLGQQDVLFPVESVHLCGGYVIHEVTALETLRAGDQVQLFVDKAQRLACMTNHTATHLLNFALRRVLGDNTEQRGSHVTAERLRFDFDTKGHVTVEQLQQVEQVVQDLIRKNEVVHMAEVPLTLARRVQGLRAVDEGYPDPVRIVSLGVPVENVLTCDSKAAMQTSVELCCGTHLLQTGSVEDLAIISERQLVKGISRVIAVTGGRAKEAREAGQCLAMEVDSVSLRMKQRITSIPEMQNLSKEVGQLTKVVASTAMPQWQRKELQTILKALQRTANTAVKKLELQQAEKVAQILLAKYCNQPVIIDTIPADSLSILMKVVNQLCDKSPGTSVLLLSPQASGEVLCACQVSKGQDLR from the exons ATGGCTGCGGCCGCCCggctgcggcggcggctgctgctggaggtgccGTGGTGCTGGCGCTGCAGCCCCCGCCGCGGCGGTGCCGCCTGCCCATCGGCGGGGCAAATCCGCGCCGCCTTCTTGCGCTTCTTCGAGGAGCGCCACGGCCACCGCCGCCTGCCTTCGGCCCCCGTGCGGCCCCGCGGCGACCCGCGCCTCCTCTTCGTCAACGCGGGCATGAACCAG TTCAAGCCCATTTTCCTGGGCACAGTGCACCCCCGGAGCGAGCTGGCCCAGCACCGGCGGGTGGTGAACAGCCAGAAGTGTGTGCGTGCAGGAGGGAAGCACAACGATCTGGAGGATGTGGGCCGAGATACTTACCATCACACGTTCTTCGAGATGCTGGGGAACTGGTCGTTTGGGGATTACTTTAAG GAGGAGGCGTGTAGCATGGCCTGGGAGCTCTTGACAGAGGTCTATGAGATCCCCAGAGATCGTCTCTACATCACCTACTTTGGTGGAGACCCCTCTCTGGGTCTGAGTGCAGATGAGGAATGCAGGGACGTGTGGCTCCGCCTGGG GGTTCCTGCCAGTCACGTGCTTCCTTTCCCATTGAAGGATAACTTCTGGGAGATGGGGGACACAGGTCCCTGCGGTCCCTGCACAGAGATCCACTATGACCACGTGGGtggtggcagaaatgctgcagcaCTGGTGAACCAGGGCAGCCCCGATGTAGTGGAGATCTGGAACTTGGTTTTCATGCAGTACAGCAG AGAGGTGGAGGGGAATCTCCTTCCCTTGCCGCAGCACCATGTGGATACAGGAATGGGTCTGGAAAGGCTAGTGACAGTTCTGCAGAACAAACGTTCCAACTATGACACAGATCTCTTCACTCCCATCTTGGATGCCATTCAAAAG GGCTGCAGGGCACCCAGATACCAAGGTTTGGTCGGGAATGCTGATGTTGGGCGTGTGAACATGGCCTACCGTGTGGTGGCAGATCACATGCGCACCCTGTGCGTGTGCATCACTGATGGCATCTACCCAGGCTTCTCTGGAGCAGA ACTGGTGCTGCGTCGGATCCTGCGGAGGGCTGTACGCTTTTGCTCTGAAGTTCTACAGGCTCCACCTGGGCTCCTGGCCTCCCTGGTGCCTACTGTCGTGGAAGTGCTG GGAGATGCTTATCCAGAGCTGACAAGGAATGCCAACCAG ATCAAGGATATCATTAATGAGAACGAGGCCGCATTTCTGTCCTCCCTGGAGCGTGGGAGGCGCATCATCGAGCGGACAGTGCAGCAGATGGAGCCCTCCACAAATTTCCCGG CTGAGGTAGCCTGGTCTCTctatgggaatttgggattccCTCTGGATCTGATTGACTTGATGCTTGAAGAGAAGGGAATCAGTTTGGATTCAGCTGCTTTTAATGAACTTGCTCTGGAAGATGCGAAG CGGAAGGCTGGTGGCCCACAGGCAGGACAGCCAGGGAACGCAAACACCCACCTGGATGTGCACTCACTGGcttggctgcagggcagcaacGTGCCTGCTACGGATGACTCTCCGAAGTACGCCTACACGCTGGGACAGCACGGGCAGTACG AGTTCAGTCCATGCCAGGCCACTGTCCTGATGCTGTACAGAGATCAGTCTCTCCATAAGGAGGTTGGGGCAGGGCAACGCTGTGGTGTCATCTTGGACAGGACTAACTTCTatgcagagcagggagggcaAGACTCTGACCAAGGCTACATGATACGTTTAGGACAGCAG GATGTACTCTTCCCTGTAGAGTCAGTTCATCTCTGTGGTGGCTACGTGATCCATGAGGTAACTGCTCTGGAAACCCTGCGTGCTGGCGACCAAGTGCAGCTCTTTGTGGATAAG GCGCAGCGCCTGGCCTGCATGACAAACCACACTGCCACCCACCTGCTGAACTTCGCGCTCCGGCGTGTCCTGGGTGACAACACTGAGCAGCGGGGGTCCCATGTGACAGCAGAGCGGCTGCGCTTCGACTTTGATACCAAG GGCCATGTGActgtggagcagctgcagcaagtGGAGCAAGTGGTCCAGGACCTGATCCGAAAAAATGAGGTGGTGCATATGGCTGAAGTCCCCCTCACACTGGCAAGAAGAGTTCAGGGACTCCGTGCGGTGGATGAG GGGTATCCAGATCCAGTGAGGATAGtatccctgggggtccctgtggaGAATGTGCTGACCTGTGACTCCAAGGCTGCAATGCAGACCTCTGTGGAGCTCTGCTGTGGGAC GCACCTCCTCCAAACAGGATCTGTGGAAGATCTGGCCATCATCAGCGAGCGTCAGCTTGTCAAAGGGATTAGCCGTGTCATTGCAGTGACAGGGGGACGAGCCAAAGAG GCCCGGGAAGCAGGCCAGTGCTTGGCTATGGAAGTGGACTCTGTCTCCCTACGAATGAAGCAGAGGATCACCTCTATTCCTGAGATGCAGAACCTCTCCAAAGAAGTGGGCCAGTTGACCAAA gtggtggccagcactgcaatGCCCCAGTGGCAAAGAAAAGAACTACAGACCATCCTGAAAGCACTACAGCGAACAGCCAACACAGCTGTCAAGaaactggagctgcagcag gCTGAGAAGGTGGCACAAATCTTGCTAGCAAAATACTGCAACCAGCCTGTCATCATTGATACTATCCCAGCTGATTCCCTTTCT ATCCTAATGAAAGTAGTGAACCAGCTGTGTGACAAGTCTCCTGGCACATCAGTCTTGCTGCTCAGCCCTCAGGCTTCGGGTGAGGTGCTCTGTGCCTGTCAGGTATCCAAG GGGCAGGACCTGAGATGA